One segment of Niveibacterium microcysteis DNA contains the following:
- a CDS encoding branched-chain amino acid ABC transporter permease, translating to MQFFFEALIGGLLSGVMYSLVALGFVLIYKASGVFNFAQGAMVFFAALTVVGFVGKGVPLPIAIVLAFGAMVLLGLATERFVLRKLVGQPPISLFMATIGLTFFIEGLAPMLWGDAVQPIELGIQDEPIPWLLERFDIVVSRFDLVASGIAAALVVVLAIFFQKTRIGRALRAVADDHQAALSIGIPLERIWAIVWAVAGFVALVAGLLWGSRNGVQFALTFTALKALPVLVLGGFDSVAGAIVGGLIIGASEKLAEIYLPPLMQAGFGGNFGGIEGWFPYVLALLFLLVRPEGLFGERHIDRV from the coding sequence ATGCAATTCTTCTTTGAAGCGCTGATCGGCGGCCTGCTCTCGGGCGTGATGTACTCGCTCGTCGCCTTGGGCTTCGTGCTGATCTACAAGGCGTCCGGTGTGTTCAACTTCGCGCAGGGCGCGATGGTCTTCTTTGCGGCGCTGACGGTGGTCGGTTTTGTCGGCAAAGGGGTGCCGCTGCCGATCGCGATCGTGCTGGCCTTCGGCGCGATGGTGCTGCTGGGCTTGGCGACCGAACGCTTCGTGCTGCGCAAGCTGGTGGGCCAGCCGCCGATCTCGCTCTTCATGGCCACGATCGGGCTGACCTTCTTCATCGAGGGGCTTGCACCAATGCTGTGGGGCGACGCGGTGCAGCCGATCGAACTGGGCATTCAGGACGAGCCGATCCCGTGGTTGCTGGAGCGCTTCGACATCGTCGTCAGCCGCTTCGATCTGGTGGCTTCCGGCATCGCGGCGGCGCTTGTTGTCGTGCTCGCGATCTTCTTCCAGAAAACCCGCATCGGCCGCGCGCTGCGTGCGGTGGCGGACGACCATCAGGCCGCGCTCTCGATCGGGATTCCGCTCGAACGCATCTGGGCCATCGTGTGGGCGGTGGCGGGCTTTGTGGCACTGGTGGCGGGCCTGCTGTGGGGCTCGCGCAACGGCGTGCAGTTCGCGCTCACCTTCACCGCGCTGAAGGCGCTGCCGGTATTGGTGCTGGGGGGGTTCGACTCGGTTGCTGGCGCGATTGTCGGCGGGCTGATCATCGGTGCCTCCGAGAAGCTCGCCGAGATCTACTTGCCGCCGCTGATGCAGGCTGGCTTCGGCGGCAATTTCGGCGGCATCGAGGGCTGGTTCCCTTACGTGCTGGCGCTGCTGTTCCTGCTGGTGCGACCGGAAGGTCTTTTCGGCGAACGCCACATAGACCGCGTTTGA
- a CDS encoding ABC transporter substrate-binding protein, with protein MKRIALAVAAAATLALGSIGTAHAQAKEQFFPILSYRVGPYGANGQSLFGGMIDYLQYVNMKGGVNGVMMTWEECETEYNNAKGVECYERLKGKAGANSAPVFPLSTGISYALIDKSAADKIPLAMVGYGRTDAVDGSVFPFAFTMVGTYQMQATAIVKYLKDQNKGSLAGKKIAYMYHDSAYGKEPIVALEAEARVNKFELVQIPVAHPGNEQGAQWLKVRQERPDYVIFWGWGVMNQTALKAAQKVGFPREKMIGSWWAGSEEDTVPAGDAAKGYMSATWNVAGKDVPLVADIEKVVYGAGKGNLSDKGKLGSVLYNRGVSYGILAVEAIRKAQEKYGKGKTMSGEQIAWAMENLDLNDAKLKALGATGLLPPIKTSCEDHEGSGKIKLQQWDGTKWVVKTDWIDGNRQLVHPLFKASAAQFAKDKGITPRDCKKAM; from the coding sequence ATGAAACGCATCGCACTCGCCGTCGCGGCCGCCGCGACCCTGGCACTGGGCAGCATCGGCACGGCTCACGCGCAGGCGAAGGAACAGTTCTTCCCGATCCTGTCATACCGCGTCGGGCCTTACGGCGCGAACGGCCAGTCGCTGTTCGGCGGCATGATCGACTACCTGCAGTACGTGAACATGAAGGGCGGTGTGAACGGGGTCATGATGACCTGGGAGGAATGCGAGACCGAGTACAACAACGCCAAGGGCGTCGAGTGCTACGAGCGGCTCAAGGGCAAGGCAGGTGCGAACTCGGCACCGGTGTTTCCGCTCTCCACCGGCATCTCCTACGCGCTGATCGACAAGTCCGCGGCGGACAAGATTCCGCTCGCGATGGTGGGCTACGGCCGCACCGATGCGGTCGATGGCTCGGTGTTCCCCTTCGCCTTCACGATGGTCGGCACCTACCAGATGCAGGCAACCGCGATCGTCAAATACCTGAAGGATCAGAACAAGGGCAGCCTTGCCGGCAAGAAGATCGCCTACATGTATCACGACTCCGCCTACGGCAAGGAGCCGATCGTCGCACTCGAAGCCGAGGCGCGGGTGAACAAGTTCGAGCTGGTACAGATCCCGGTCGCGCATCCGGGCAACGAGCAGGGTGCACAGTGGTTGAAGGTGCGCCAGGAGCGGCCGGACTACGTGATCTTCTGGGGCTGGGGCGTGATGAACCAGACCGCGCTGAAGGCCGCGCAGAAGGTCGGCTTCCCGCGCGAGAAGATGATCGGTTCCTGGTGGGCCGGGTCGGAAGAAGACACCGTGCCGGCGGGTGATGCGGCGAAGGGCTACATGAGCGCGACCTGGAACGTCGCCGGCAAGGATGTGCCGCTGGTCGCCGACATCGAGAAGGTGGTGTACGGCGCCGGCAAGGGCAACCTGAGTGACAAGGGGAAGCTCGGTTCAGTGCTGTACAACCGCGGCGTGTCGTACGGCATTCTCGCGGTCGAAGCGATCCGCAAGGCGCAGGAAAAGTACGGCAAGGGCAAGACCATGAGCGGCGAGCAGATCGCCTGGGCCATGGAGAACCTCGACCTCAACGACGCCAAACTCAAGGCTCTGGGCGCCACCGGCCTGCTGCCGCCGATCAAGACCTCGTGTGAGGACCATGAGGGCTCCGGCAAGATCAAGCTTCAGCAGTGGGACGGCACCAAGTGGGTGGTGAAGACGGACTGGATCGACGGTAACCGCCAGCTGGTGCACCCGCTGTTCAAGGCGAGCGCGGCGCAGTTCGCCAAGGACAAGGGCATCACGCCGCGCGACTGCAAGAAGGCGATGTAA
- a CDS encoding AMP-binding protein, protein MPESGLSRHAPDAALDTFPRLLAHHAQVRGTRPAVREKEFGIWQTYTWADAAEQVRAIACGLAELGFQRGDRLAIIGDNRPRLYWSICAAQALGGIPVPMYQDAVAQEMAFVMADAEIRFAIAEDQEQVDKLLDVRSTVPALGHILYDDSRGMRHYAQAGLLSLDALQAKGRERHQRDPHFYAAEVAQGAADDVAIMLYTSGTTGTPKGVMLSHANLLRTAKNAADFDGLTDQDEILSYLPMAWVGDNIFSCAQAYVTGFCINCPESSETVMTDLREIGPTYYFAPPRVFENLLTSVMIRMEDAGAIKRGLFHHFMAVAKRVGPQILDGKPVGLLDRLHYGLGQLLVYGPLRNVLGFSRVRVGYTAGEAIGPEIFSFYRSLGINLKQLYGQTEGCVFICMQPHNEVFADTVGPPAPGVEIRIADNGEVLYRGPGVFQAYFKNPESTASTKTADGWVHTGDAGYFDARGHLKIIDRAKDVGRLTDGNLFAPKYIENKLKFFPNIKEAVAFGDGRGQVCAFINIDISAVGNWAERRNLAYAGYTDLAGRPEVYALIRECVEQVNADLAADEKMAACQIHRFLILHKELDADDGELTRTRKVRRRFIEEKYGTLIAALYDETKTSCYIETQVKYEDGRSGMIAADLRIEAARVFPLAAAQRAA, encoded by the coding sequence ATGCCGGAATCCGGCTTGTCGCGCCACGCACCGGACGCTGCGCTGGATACCTTTCCACGCCTGCTCGCCCATCACGCCCAGGTCCGCGGCACCCGGCCTGCGGTGCGTGAGAAGGAATTCGGCATCTGGCAAACGTACACCTGGGCCGACGCTGCCGAACAGGTGCGGGCGATCGCGTGCGGGCTTGCCGAACTCGGCTTTCAGCGCGGTGATCGACTCGCGATCATCGGCGACAACCGGCCACGGCTGTACTGGTCGATCTGTGCGGCGCAGGCACTGGGCGGCATCCCGGTGCCGATGTACCAGGACGCGGTGGCGCAGGAGATGGCCTTCGTCATGGCCGACGCCGAGATCCGCTTCGCGATCGCGGAGGACCAGGAACAGGTCGACAAGCTGCTCGACGTGCGCAGCACCGTACCCGCGCTGGGGCACATCCTGTACGACGATTCGCGCGGCATGCGGCATTACGCTCAGGCGGGGCTGCTGTCGCTCGACGCGTTGCAGGCCAAGGGGCGCGAACGCCACCAGCGCGACCCGCACTTCTACGCCGCCGAAGTGGCGCAGGGTGCCGCCGACGACGTCGCGATCATGCTCTACACCTCTGGCACCACAGGTACGCCCAAGGGGGTGATGCTGTCGCACGCGAACCTGTTGCGAACCGCCAAGAACGCGGCGGATTTCGACGGACTGACCGATCAGGATGAGATCCTCTCCTACCTCCCGATGGCCTGGGTGGGCGACAACATCTTCTCGTGCGCGCAGGCCTACGTCACGGGCTTCTGCATCAACTGTCCGGAATCGTCCGAAACGGTGATGACCGATCTGCGCGAGATCGGGCCCACCTACTACTTCGCGCCGCCGCGGGTGTTCGAGAACCTGCTCACCAGCGTGATGATCCGCATGGAGGATGCCGGGGCGATCAAGCGCGGGCTGTTCCACCATTTCATGGCGGTGGCAAAGCGGGTCGGCCCGCAGATACTGGATGGCAAGCCGGTCGGCCTGCTCGATCGCCTGCATTACGGTCTCGGCCAGCTGCTGGTGTATGGGCCGCTGCGCAACGTGCTTGGCTTTTCGCGAGTGAGGGTGGGCTATACGGCGGGTGAGGCGATCGGGCCCGAGATCTTCAGCTTCTATCGATCACTGGGCATCAACCTGAAGCAGCTCTATGGCCAGACCGAGGGCTGCGTGTTCATCTGCATGCAGCCGCACAACGAGGTCTTTGCCGATACGGTCGGGCCGCCCGCGCCGGGGGTCGAGATCCGCATTGCCGACAACGGCGAGGTGCTCTACCGTGGCCCCGGTGTGTTCCAGGCCTACTTCAAGAATCCGGAATCCACCGCCAGCACCAAGACTGCAGACGGTTGGGTGCACACCGGCGATGCGGGCTACTTCGATGCGCGCGGCCACCTCAAGATCATCGATCGCGCCAAGGATGTCGGCCGCCTGACCGACGGCAACCTGTTCGCGCCGAAGTACATCGAGAACAAGCTCAAGTTCTTCCCCAACATCAAGGAAGCGGTGGCCTTCGGCGATGGCCGCGGGCAGGTGTGCGCCTTCATCAACATCGACATCAGCGCGGTCGGCAACTGGGCCGAGCGGCGCAACCTCGCCTACGCGGGCTACACCGATCTTGCCGGCCGACCCGAGGTGTATGCGCTGATCCGCGAATGCGTCGAACAGGTCAATGCCGATCTCGCCGCGGACGAGAAGATGGCCGCCTGCCAGATCCATCGCTTCCTGATCCTGCACAAGGAACTCGATGCCGACGACGGCGAGCTGACCCGCACCCGCAAGGTGCGCCGCCGCTTCATCGAGGAAAAGTACGGCACGCTGATTGCCGCGCTCTACGATGAAACGAAGACCAGTTGCTATATCGAAACCCAGGTGAAATACGAGGACGGTCGCAGCGGCATGATTGCAGCCGATCTGCGCATCGAAGCGGCGCGGGTGTTCCCGCTGGCTGCTGCGCAGCGGGCGGCATGA
- a CDS encoding ABC transporter ATP-binding protein, translating into MTMRLNELQQVGDAVAETAGRKIGDVILSLEHISLAFGGVKALTDISFDVREGEIRAIIGPNGAGKSSMLNVINGVYHPQEGRIVFHGRERRAMEPHKAARQGIARTFQNIALFKGMSVLDNLMTGRVTKMHHGLFAHMLGFGPGRREELAHRQKVEEVIDFLEIQHIRKTPVGRLPYGLQKRVELGRALAAEPSLLLLDEPMAGMNVEEKEDMCRFILDVNDQMGTTIVLIEHDMGVVMDISDRVVVLDYGKKIGDGVPAEVKANPDVIKAYLGAGH; encoded by the coding sequence ATGACGATGAGGCTGAACGAATTGCAGCAGGTGGGAGATGCCGTGGCGGAAACCGCAGGGCGCAAGATCGGCGATGTGATCCTGAGCCTGGAACACATCTCGCTCGCCTTCGGTGGCGTGAAGGCGCTCACCGATATCAGTTTCGACGTTCGAGAAGGCGAGATCCGCGCCATCATCGGTCCTAACGGCGCGGGCAAGAGTTCGATGCTCAACGTCATCAACGGCGTCTACCACCCGCAAGAAGGGCGCATCGTCTTTCATGGCAGGGAGCGCCGCGCGATGGAGCCGCACAAGGCGGCGCGCCAGGGCATCGCGCGCACCTTCCAGAACATCGCGCTGTTCAAGGGCATGTCGGTGCTCGACAACCTGATGACCGGCCGCGTCACCAAGATGCACCACGGCCTCTTCGCGCACATGCTCGGTTTCGGCCCTGGCCGCCGCGAAGAGCTCGCACACCGCCAGAAGGTCGAGGAGGTGATCGACTTCCTCGAAATCCAGCATATCCGCAAGACACCTGTGGGCCGCCTGCCATACGGGCTACAGAAGCGCGTCGAACTGGGCCGTGCGCTGGCCGCCGAGCCGAGCCTGCTGCTGCTCGACGAACCGATGGCGGGCATGAACGTCGAGGAGAAGGAGGACATGTGCCGTTTCATCCTCGATGTGAACGACCAGATGGGCACGACCATCGTGCTGATCGAGCACGACATGGGGGTGGTGATGGACATCTCGGATCGCGTCGTCGTGCTCGACTATGGCAAGAAGATCGGCGACGGCGTACCGGCCGAAGTGAAGGCTAATCCCGACGTAATCAAGGCCTACCTCGGCGCCGGGCACTGA
- a CDS encoding Leu/Phe/Val dehydrogenase encodes MVFDHTDFDQHEQVVFCANPMAGLAAIIAVHDTHRGPALGGCRHWHYTDDAAALTDALRLSRGMSYKAALADLPLGGGKSVILANPAAERARMFEAFGEAVERLGGRYITAEDVGTTTTDMSAIRRATRHVSGVAASEGGRGDPSPATALGVLRGMLAALEARFDSDTLQGRRVAVQGLGSVGFALCHLLHERGARLIVADIAAERVERAVREFGAVAVSVDVIHAVEADVFAPCALGAVLDAVRVPQLACAVVAGAANNQLAHDGIDEALRARGVLYAPDYLINAGGLIKVAGEYLGFPVEEADRRVLAIRERTTEVLLTALREGVPTAQVADRLARARIGRA; translated from the coding sequence ATGGTCTTCGATCACACCGACTTCGACCAGCATGAGCAGGTCGTCTTTTGCGCCAACCCGATGGCCGGGCTGGCTGCCATCATCGCCGTCCACGATACGCATCGCGGCCCCGCGCTGGGCGGTTGTCGCCACTGGCACTACACCGATGACGCTGCCGCGTTGACCGATGCGCTGCGTCTGTCGCGCGGCATGAGCTACAAGGCGGCGCTCGCGGACCTGCCGCTTGGCGGCGGTAAATCGGTAATCCTCGCCAACCCGGCGGCGGAGCGCGCCCGCATGTTCGAAGCCTTTGGCGAAGCGGTGGAGCGTCTTGGCGGACGCTACATCACGGCCGAGGATGTCGGCACCACCACGACCGACATGTCGGCGATACGCCGTGCCACGCGCCATGTCAGCGGCGTCGCGGCAAGTGAAGGTGGCCGCGGCGATCCGTCCCCGGCGACGGCGCTCGGCGTGCTGAGGGGTATGCTCGCGGCGCTCGAAGCGCGGTTTGATTCCGATACGCTGCAGGGGCGACGCGTTGCTGTGCAGGGCCTCGGCAGTGTCGGCTTCGCACTGTGCCACCTGCTGCACGAACGCGGTGCGCGATTGATCGTTGCCGATATTGCCGCAGAGCGTGTCGAGCGCGCGGTACGCGAGTTCGGCGCGGTTGCGGTTTCGGTCGATGTGATTCACGCCGTCGAAGCCGATGTGTTCGCCCCATGCGCGTTGGGCGCCGTGCTTGACGCGGTACGCGTGCCACAGCTGGCTTGCGCCGTCGTGGCCGGGGCCGCCAACAACCAGCTTGCCCATGACGGTATCGACGAAGCGCTGCGCGCGCGCGGGGTGCTGTACGCCCCGGACTACCTGATCAACGCCGGAGGGCTGATCAAGGTTGCCGGCGAGTACCTCGGCTTCCCGGTCGAGGAAGCCGACCGGCGCGTGCTGGCCATCCGCGAACGGACGACCGAGGTGCTGCTCACCGCATTGCGTGAAGGCGTGCCGACTGCGCAGGTGGCCGACCGGCTGGCGCGCGCGCGTATCGGCCGCGCCTGA
- a CDS encoding branched-chain amino acid ABC transporter permease — translation MLYREAGQFKASFAEDMQIFPIRQDRIAIGLLLAFAFFGVPLFASEYWFSAILIPFLIFALAALGLNILTGYCGQLSLGTAAFMAVGAYAAYNFQLRVEGIPILVSFVLAGFTAAAVGVLFGLPSLRIKGFYLAVATLAAQFFIVWVLTKFPWLSNNSSSGVISAQKIQILGFSFDTPVSKYLLVLGIVVVMALAAKNLARSGTGRAWMAVRDMDVAAQVIGIPLMHTKLTAFAVSSFYCGVAGALYAFCYLGSVEPDGFNLDLSFRILFMVIIGGVGTVLGSFLGAAFILLLPIFLDNTLLPTAHALGLPFSNATVSHIQFMVFGALIMFFLIVEPHGLARLWQITKEKLRLWPFPH, via the coding sequence ATGCTCTACCGTGAAGCCGGTCAGTTCAAAGCCTCGTTCGCCGAGGACATGCAGATCTTCCCGATCCGGCAAGATCGCATCGCGATCGGGCTGCTGCTGGCATTCGCCTTCTTTGGCGTACCGCTGTTCGCCAGCGAGTACTGGTTCTCCGCGATCCTGATTCCGTTCCTGATTTTCGCGCTGGCTGCGCTGGGCCTCAACATCCTTACCGGCTATTGCGGCCAGCTTTCGCTGGGGACGGCGGCCTTCATGGCGGTCGGCGCCTACGCGGCCTACAACTTCCAGTTGCGGGTGGAAGGTATCCCAATCCTCGTGTCCTTCGTGCTAGCCGGCTTCACCGCGGCGGCGGTAGGTGTGCTGTTCGGCTTGCCGAGCCTGCGCATCAAGGGCTTCTACCTCGCGGTGGCGACCCTCGCTGCGCAGTTCTTCATCGTCTGGGTGCTGACGAAGTTCCCGTGGTTGTCGAACAACTCCTCGTCGGGCGTGATTTCGGCGCAGAAGATCCAGATTCTCGGTTTCAGCTTCGATACCCCTGTCTCGAAGTACCTGCTGGTGCTGGGCATCGTCGTCGTGATGGCCCTCGCGGCGAAGAACCTCGCCCGCAGCGGTACCGGGCGTGCGTGGATGGCGGTACGCGACATGGATGTGGCGGCACAGGTGATCGGCATTCCGCTGATGCACACCAAGCTTACGGCCTTCGCGGTCAGCTCGTTCTACTGCGGGGTCGCCGGCGCGCTATATGCCTTCTGCTATCTCGGCTCGGTGGAGCCGGACGGCTTCAATCTGGATCTTTCCTTCCGCATCCTGTTCATGGTGATTATCGGCGGCGTCGGCACGGTGCTCGGCTCCTTCCTCGGGGCGGCCTTCATCCTGCTGTTGCCGATCTTCCTCGACAACACGCTGCTACCGACGGCGCATGCGCTGGGCTTGCCGTTTTCGAACGCCACCGTGTCGCACATCCAGTTCATGGTGTTTGGTGCGCTGATCATGTTCTTCCTGATCGTCGAACCGCATGGTTTGGCAAGGCTCTGGCAGATCACGAAAGAGAAGTTGAGGCTTTGGCCATTTCCACATTGA
- a CDS encoding OmpA family protein: protein MSALRMRIAALGILALAGTAHAQEAYNPSWYALPSVTTLDSDKDWKSDDMKVGGGLAFGGPLSQAFDLQIGGYGNRTTNPNSYRQNILGADVLWLFSRSSFRPFVLAGGGIEDDKLGSETGTYSKNAAYLNGGAGFQWFWGEQFFLQADARYIYGFTNKDKWGENLDSSGNIMYRVGLGWVFSPPPKPAAPVTVARAEAPKPTAPAPVAPKPSAEKVTLAADALFDFDKAVLREDGKAKLAEFAAATKQLSTLEVITAVGYTDRLGKDAYNQTLSEQRAAAVKNFLVEQGIDPNRVATEGKGKANPIAPCTGLGAESNRNKVLVECLQTNRRVEVEVIGTRMPQ from the coding sequence ATGTCCGCGCTACGTATGCGCATTGCCGCGTTGGGGATTCTTGCGCTCGCAGGAACCGCTCACGCACAGGAAGCCTACAACCCCTCTTGGTATGCGCTCCCCAGCGTTACCACCCTTGATTCGGACAAGGACTGGAAGTCCGATGACATGAAGGTTGGCGGTGGTCTGGCGTTTGGTGGCCCGCTGTCGCAGGCTTTTGATCTGCAGATTGGTGGATATGGCAATCGCACTACCAATCCGAACTCTTATCGCCAGAACATCCTCGGTGCCGACGTACTGTGGTTGTTCTCCCGGAGCAGCTTCCGTCCTTTCGTGCTAGCGGGCGGCGGAATTGAGGATGACAAGCTTGGCTCCGAGACAGGAACGTATAGCAAAAACGCGGCCTATCTGAATGGCGGCGCCGGTTTCCAGTGGTTCTGGGGTGAGCAGTTCTTCCTGCAAGCGGATGCGCGGTATATCTACGGCTTTACCAACAAGGACAAGTGGGGCGAGAACCTCGATTCGAGCGGCAACATCATGTACCGCGTCGGTTTGGGCTGGGTTTTCAGCCCGCCGCCGAAACCCGCTGCGCCGGTTACGGTTGCTCGGGCCGAGGCACCGAAGCCAACCGCACCGGCGCCGGTGGCGCCTAAGCCGTCGGCTGAGAAGGTGACGCTGGCGGCAGATGCCTTGTTTGATTTCGACAAGGCCGTGCTGCGCGAAGATGGCAAGGCGAAGCTGGCTGAGTTTGCCGCCGCGACGAAGCAGCTTTCGACGCTGGAAGTGATCACTGCAGTGGGCTACACCGATCGTCTGGGCAAGGACGCCTACAACCAGACCCTGTCGGAGCAGCGTGCCGCAGCGGTGAAGAACTTCCTCGTTGAACAGGGGATTGATCCGAACCGCGTGGCGACCGAAGGCAAGGGCAAGGCCAACCCGATTGCGCCTTGTACCGGTCTTGGTGCTGAGTCCAACCGCAACAAGGTGCTGGTCGAGTGTCTGCAGACCAACCGCCGCGTCGAGGTGGAAGTCATCGGCACGCGCATGCCTCAATAA
- a CDS encoding flavodoxin family protein produces MRSFLFLTASTREPGHVGNTETLARAAAEALPADTPQQWIALAQCQLPAFVDLRHTAGSYPPPEGDAATLLDATLAATDIVFVSPVYWFSVPSPLKAYLDQWSAWMRVPGVDFKTHMGKKRLWVIATSGDRAKAQPMFDSYKLCADFLGMQWMGALWGKGGAPNAVLADTAALAVAHTFLTAPV; encoded by the coding sequence ATGCGCAGCTTTCTCTTTCTAACGGCCAGCACCCGCGAGCCGGGCCATGTTGGCAACACCGAAACGCTTGCCCGTGCAGCCGCTGAGGCGCTGCCAGCGGACACGCCCCAGCAGTGGATCGCGCTCGCACAATGCCAGCTGCCAGCCTTCGTCGACCTGCGCCACACGGCCGGCAGCTACCCGCCGCCGGAGGGCGACGCAGCAACGCTGCTGGATGCCACGCTGGCAGCCACCGACATCGTGTTCGTATCGCCGGTCTACTGGTTCTCGGTACCCTCGCCGCTGAAGGCCTACCTTGACCAGTGGAGCGCCTGGATGCGGGTGCCCGGCGTCGACTTCAAGACCCACATGGGCAAGAAACGCCTGTGGGTGATCGCCACCAGTGGCGACCGTGCGAAGGCGCAGCCGATGTTCGACAGCTACAAGCTGTGCGCCGACTTCCTCGGCATGCAGTGGATGGGCGCGCTGTGGGGCAAGGGCGGCGCACCGAACGCCGTGCTGGCCGACACGGCCGCACTGGCCGTTGCGCACACCTTTCTCACCGCACCGGTCTGA
- a CDS encoding YbjN domain-containing protein encodes MSTGYFAREAVTRDTLYEILDAALMEVEIDGDGDVLVREGIVCYVLLPEPEHDRITLAAQYSFMDDVPHLARLECANRINREYVLVRAAIDERGKLRFSYHLLLAGGITARQIALSVKRFCAICPQAIAEHAAGLLE; translated from the coding sequence ATGAGCACTGGCTACTTCGCGCGGGAGGCCGTCACGCGCGACACGCTTTACGAGATTCTGGACGCCGCACTGATGGAAGTCGAGATCGATGGCGACGGCGATGTGTTGGTGCGTGAGGGCATCGTCTGCTATGTGCTGCTCCCCGAGCCGGAGCACGATCGCATCACGCTCGCGGCTCAGTACAGCTTCATGGACGACGTGCCGCATCTTGCCCGGCTCGAATGCGCGAACCGGATCAATCGGGAATACGTGCTGGTGCGCGCGGCCATCGACGAGCGCGGCAAGTTACGGTTTTCGTATCACTTGCTGCTCGCCGGCGGCATTACCGCGCGGCAGATCGCGTTGAGCGTAAAGCGCTTCTGCGCGATCTGCCCGCAGGCGATCGCCGAGCACGCGGCGGGGCTGCTCGAATGA
- a CDS encoding TonB family protein: MPQVMSETEVSEATRRQAEGPMRFILQVEQAKDKDKDKKPAPPREAKPAAPVATAKPRPAPAPAPATAAADKPATAAPAAEAQAAPEKLAIAAPALEAPPPAAPEPAALPPPPQPTLVTMVEPDIPTPVRRRLKGAQSATLRFNVTPEGAVADLEVLEISNAALRQPVVDAIRQWRYNPPGQTVAQKVQLQVLETND; encoded by the coding sequence ATGCCTCAGGTGATGTCGGAGACCGAGGTCTCGGAAGCCACCCGCCGGCAGGCGGAAGGGCCGATGCGCTTCATCCTGCAGGTGGAACAGGCAAAGGACAAAGACAAGGACAAGAAGCCGGCGCCGCCGCGCGAGGCGAAGCCCGCCGCCCCTGTCGCTACCGCGAAACCTCGCCCAGCACCGGCGCCGGCGCCCGCAACGGCTGCGGCCGACAAGCCCGCAACGGCCGCGCCGGCAGCGGAAGCCCAAGCAGCGCCCGAGAAGCTCGCCATCGCGGCACCGGCGCTTGAGGCGCCACCACCCGCGGCGCCAGAGCCTGCCGCCCTGCCGCCGCCTCCCCAGCCGACGCTGGTCACGATGGTCGAGCCGGATATTCCAACACCGGTGCGCCGGCGCTTGAAGGGCGCGCAGAGCGCCACGCTGCGCTTCAACGTGACGCCGGAAGGTGCCGTAGCGGATCTGGAGGTGCTGGAGATCAGTAACGCGGCCTTGCGTCAGCCCGTGGTCGACGCCATTCGCCAGTGGCGCTACAACCCGCCCGGCCAGACCGTGGCGCAGAAGGTGCAGTTGCAGGTGCTGGAGACCAACGACTAA
- a CDS encoding Crp/Fnr family transcriptional regulator: MSTLADLLRDSLWTIDLTDIQRMRVEREVQVRFFAAGATVVRKGDPVEHWLGIVDGLVKINTFSADGRSTTFTGVPRGGWFGEGSILKNELRKYDVIALRDSHIALMPKATFMWLLDTSIPFNRFLLQQLNERLGQFIATVENDRLLDPDARVARCLAGLFNTVLYPGIGAQLQISQEEIGYLAGVSRQRVNQALKVLEQAGLLHVEYGGLTIKDLEGLRRFGP, encoded by the coding sequence ATGAGCACGCTTGCAGACCTGCTGCGCGACAGCCTCTGGACGATCGACCTGACCGATATCCAGCGCATGCGCGTCGAACGCGAAGTGCAGGTGCGTTTCTTCGCCGCCGGGGCGACGGTAGTACGCAAGGGGGACCCGGTCGAACACTGGCTGGGTATCGTCGACGGCCTGGTGAAGATCAACACCTTCTCGGCCGATGGCCGTTCAACCACCTTCACTGGCGTGCCGCGTGGCGGCTGGTTCGGCGAAGGTTCAATCCTGAAGAACGAGCTGCGCAAATACGATGTGATCGCCTTGCGCGATTCGCACATTGCGCTGATGCCCAAAGCCACCTTCATGTGGCTGCTCGACACCAGCATCCCGTTCAACCGCTTCCTGCTGCAGCAACTCAACGAGCGGCTCGGGCAGTTCATCGCCACGGTTGAAAACGACCGCCTGCTCGACCCGGATGCGCGGGTTGCGCGCTGCCTGGCGGGGCTTTTCAACACGGTGCTGTATCCGGGCATTGGCGCCCAGCTGCAGATCTCACAGGAAGAAATCGGCTACCTCGCCGGCGTGTCGCGCCAGCGGGTCAACCAGGCCCTGAAGGTGCTTGAACAGGCAGGCCTGCTGCATGTTGAGTACGGCGGCCTGACGATCAAGGATCTCGAAGGGCTGCGCCGCTTCGGCCCCTGA